The Actinomycetota bacterium genome window below encodes:
- the thrC gene encoding threonine synthase: MVSWRGVIEEYRDFLPVTEKTPVCTLLEGNTPLIYAQELSENLGLRIFLKYEGLNPTGSFKDRGMTMAISKALEEKAVAVMCASTGNTSASAAAYAAKGGLKCIVVIPEGKIALGKLAQALVHGAKVVAIGGNFDSALKIVREITGKHPITLVNSLNPYRLEGQKTGAFEICDVLGEAPDYLAIPVGNAGNITAYWMGFRDYFKAGRIKRLPKMIGFQAEGAAPIVRGYPIEKPETIATAIRIGNPARWKEAVEAASSSGGWIEMVSDDEILSAYQILASEQGIFVEPASAASLAGVRKFTKLGRIESGATVVCILTGHGLKDPDVAVKVGGEIVEAEATTEAVKKIIL; this comes from the coding sequence GTGGTTAGTTGGAGAGGAGTTATCGAAGAATATCGTGATTTTCTCCCCGTTACCGAGAAAACCCCCGTTTGCACTCTGCTGGAAGGAAACACCCCCCTCATTTACGCACAAGAACTAAGCGAGAATTTGGGTTTACGAATCTTCCTGAAGTACGAAGGTCTAAACCCCACAGGCTCCTTTAAAGATAGGGGAATGACCATGGCCATAAGCAAGGCACTGGAGGAGAAGGCCGTTGCGGTTATGTGTGCGTCAACGGGTAACACCTCGGCTTCAGCCGCGGCTTATGCAGCCAAAGGGGGACTTAAGTGCATTGTGGTCATACCCGAAGGGAAAATAGCTTTGGGAAAGCTAGCCCAGGCATTGGTACATGGTGCCAAGGTGGTAGCCATAGGAGGAAATTTTGATAGTGCCCTCAAAATTGTTCGAGAAATAACCGGTAAACATCCCATAACTTTGGTCAATTCTTTAAATCCCTATCGTCTTGAGGGGCAGAAAACCGGCGCTTTTGAAATCTGCGATGTCCTAGGCGAAGCCCCAGATTATCTTGCCATTCCCGTGGGAAATGCGGGAAACATCACCGCCTATTGGATGGGTTTCCGGGATTATTTTAAAGCTGGAAGGATCAAGAGGCTTCCCAAGATGATCGGTTTTCAGGCTGAAGGGGCAGCTCCGATTGTTAGGGGTTATCCCATAGAAAAACCGGAGACGATCGCCACAGCGATCAGAATTGGAAATCCAGCCAGGTGGAAAGAGGCCGTGGAAGCCGCATCCTCTTCCGGCGGGTGGATAGAGATGGTTAGCGACGATGAGATACTTTCTGCCTACCAAATACTCGCCTCCGAACAGGGTATATTTGTGGAGCCCGCCTCGGCGGCATCGCTGGCTGGGGTGAGAAAGTTCACCAAGCTTGGAAGGATCGAGTCGGGGGCAACTGTAGTTTGCATTCTGACGGGACATGGTCTTAAGGATCCAGATGTTGCCGTAAAGGTGGGTGGGGAAATAGTCGAGGCTGAAGCGACAACCGAGGCGGTCAAAAAAATCATCCTCTAA